Genomic window (Paenibacillus sp. PK3_47):
AGAATGGCCGCATACCGCACATTTCCTTCAAAACAGTACAGGGATGTTGAGATATAGCCTGGAAGCACCTGCGGCATAATGGCAAAGCGGAAAGCCTCCAGCCTTGTCATGCCAAGCGACTCCATCGCTTCAAAAGCCCCCATATCCACATTTTCAATCTGTTCATAGAGCAGCTTGCCGACGTAAGAGATCGTAAACAGCATAATCGCCACTGTTCCCGCCATTGGTCCAAGACCGAACACGAAGGTTGCAATAAGCGCCGAGACGAGCGTCGGAAGGGTGCGCAGCAGACTGAGTACCGCCTTGCTGAGGATGATGATAATCTTCGACTGTACAATATTGGAGGCCGCCGCCACCGCCACAGGCAGTGCAATCAAGGCACCGATGATGGAGCCGAGCAGCGACATTTTGATCGTATCCAGCAGCGGGGACCAAATCCGCGGCAAGCTTCCCCAATCCGGCGGAATCATCGCCCATATAATCGTAAAGAACTGATGGATCCGTTTAAAAAGCACCGGAAAGCTGAAGCCTGTAAACTGTGCCGACAATACCGTCAAAACAATCAATATAAGGACTATGAGCGGCGTACGGGACCGCTTCTGCAGCACGATTTTTCCGCCGGGGAGCACGATCTGTTTGGGGGGGAAAAGTTTATCGAACATGGGCCGCCTGCTCCTCTATGGCTGCTTTCTCCGCTTCCCAGTTTCCGCCGTAAATTTCCTGGAGAATCTCCTGGGTTACTTCAGAGCTGTCCCCGTCAAATACAACGGCCCCCTTGCGGATGCCGATAATCCGGTCAGCATACTCCAGTGCAATCTCGACATGATGGATATTCATAATGACGGAGATGTCCATATCCTCATTAATTCTCCGGAAGTCATCCATAACGATGCGGGCAGTTACCGGGTCGAGGGAAGCAATCGGCTCATCTGCCAGGATGATATCCGGATTCTGGGCCAGTGTGCGCGCCAGCGCCACACGCTGCTGCTGCCCGCCGGACAACTGGTCGACGCGGACGAAAGCTTTATCCAGGATCCCCACTTTGTCGAGGGCTTCCAGCGCTTTGATTTTATGTTCCTTTTGAAAGATTCCCGTCAGCTTCCGCCACAGGGGAAGGTCCGGCACAAAAGATACCAGGACATTGTTGATCACCGTCGTGCGGGTTACAAGATTAAAGGACTGAAATATCATCCCGATTCTGCGGCGGAATTTACGGATATGGCGTCCCTTCAGCTTCGCTACATCGACATCATCAACCAGGAGGGTACCGCTGGAAATATCATGTATACGGTTAATGCAACGGATTAACGTTGACTTCCCGGCTCCCGAAAGGCCGATGACGGCAACGAATTCACCTTGCTTGATTTTCAAATTAATGTTGCTCAGCGCTGTGGTGCCGTTTGTATACGTTTTGGTCACATTCATAAACTGAATCATGGGGCGTTCAATCCTTTAGTAAAAGTTTGGAGTAGCAAAAAATGAGAACATCATGATCTCATGATGCTCTCATCCATGTTCATGTAAATTGTGCAGTTCCTTATTTCATGCTGCGGATCAATTCCTGCGCATCCCGTTCGCCGTCATAATCGGAAGATTGGGCCACTTTGTAGCCTTCATGGGAGTAAATGGCGATAACTTCCTTACCTTCCTCAGTGCCTGCAATCGCGATGAATGCATCCTGCAGGGCTTTCTTCAGCTCATCGTTCATGATTGGGGAGTTTTTGCTTACGCTGACGGTGTCATTGTAGATCGGCTCTGTTACACCGATAACATTGGTCTGGTCCCAAATCGAGCCTGTACCGCCGTATTCGCTTGTCCACTTCTCTTCATTGTCGCGGCGTGCATCTGCAAAGGCCACGAGAATGTCAGCTTGTCCAACCGCGAGACGTGCGAAGGAGCTGCCGTAGGAATCGGATTGGGTCACTTTGGACAGGTCTGTCAGGCTCTTTCCGTATTTCTCCTGCAGCCACAGGGTAGGGTAGATATAACCTGCGGAAGAGGAAGTCGACATTACCGCCCAGTTTGCGCTGTCCAGGTCTTCCCAAGTCAGCTCTTCACCGTTGTTTACTTTAGCCGCAAGCTCTTGTCCCTTAGCAGAAGGACCGGCAATGAGCAG
Coding sequences:
- the phnE gene encoding phosphonate ABC transporter, permease protein PhnE, which gives rise to MFDKLFPPKQIVLPGGKIVLQKRSRTPLIVLILIVLTVLSAQFTGFSFPVLFKRIHQFFTIIWAMIPPDWGSLPRIWSPLLDTIKMSLLGSIIGALIALPVAVAAASNIVQSKIIIILSKAVLSLLRTLPTLVSALIATFVFGLGPMAGTVAIMLFTISYVGKLLYEQIENVDMGAFEAMESLGMTRLEAFRFAIMPQVLPGYISTSLYCFEGNVRYAAILGYVGAGGIGLLINEGLGWRDYPAVGMIILVLIVTVYVIERVSEHFRKKLI
- the phnC gene encoding phosphonate ABC transporter ATP-binding protein, with protein sequence MIQFMNVTKTYTNGTTALSNINLKIKQGEFVAVIGLSGAGKSTLIRCINRIHDISSGTLLVDDVDVAKLKGRHIRKFRRRIGMIFQSFNLVTRTTVINNVLVSFVPDLPLWRKLTGIFQKEHKIKALEALDKVGILDKAFVRVDQLSGGQQQRVALARTLAQNPDIILADEPIASLDPVTARIVMDDFRRINEDMDISVIMNIHHVEIALEYADRIIGIRKGAVVFDGDSSEVTQEILQEIYGGNWEAEKAAIEEQAAHVR
- a CDS encoding PhnD/SsuA/transferrin family substrate-binding protein — its product is MKKRIKHLFAGVLAIGLLAGCGTNNNAGNSEANNTGANNGAANNTAAATQPANTAIDVLKVSFVPSKDPDQIITATEPLKELLKQQLGTQGYTVGDVQIDVGTTYEAVGEALSAGTTDVGLIPGGTYTLYDDGAEVILTSTRKALSNDSDNPKDWNDNKPTTGLDDQQASYYRSLLIAGPSAKGQELAAKVNNGEELTWEDLDSANWAVMSTSSSAGYIYPTLWLQEKYGKSLTDLSKVTQSDSYGSSFARLAVGQADILVAFADARRDNEEKWTSEYGGTGSIWDQTNVIGVTEPIYNDTVSVSKNSPIMNDELKKALQDAFIAIAGTEEGKEVIAIYSHEGYKVAQSSDYDGERDAQELIRSMK